One Anas platyrhynchos isolate ZD024472 breed Pekin duck chromosome 10, IASCAAS_PekinDuck_T2T, whole genome shotgun sequence genomic window carries:
- the AGTR2 gene encoding type-2 angiotensin II receptor, translating into MQSNYSVVITTRETLQVLYTMLANSSAALRSLPPCPLASSDYQFSLIPAFFSVVFVLGLVGNSIVVVVLCRHSSPKTVANIYIFNLAVADLLCLVTLPFWATYYSQKYNWLFGSLMCKISGSVLCLNMFASTFFVTCMSVDRYHAIVHPIRSQRRTPQQAYFIATVVWGLAGFSSLPTFYFRDTHYIKSLGVKACIMAFPHENYAKWSVGTAFLKNVLGFFIPLTVITTCYIWIRRHLLKAQKFGKNKQKMDKVLKLVAAVVVAFLICWLPFHILTFLDALAHMNIINNCDVTGIIDTALPFGICMAFANSCINPLLYCFIGNQFQEKLHRLFKRRVYQFNSQQESSSLRKGSCFRDAETPVGRERGPESFL; encoded by the coding sequence ATGCAGAGCAACTACTCTGTGGTCATCACCACCAGAGAAACTCTCCAAGTCCTCTATACAATGCTGGCAAACTCATCGGCTGCATTGCgctctctgcctccctgcccactTGCTTCTTCGGATTACcagttttcattaattccaGCATTTTTCTCCGTGGTTTTTGTTCTGGGTTTGGTTGGAAACAGCATTGTAGTTGTGGTGCTCTGTCGTCACAGTAGCCCCAAAACAGTTGCTAATATCTACATTTTCAACTTGGCCGTGGCAGATTTGCTGTGCCTCGTCACACTTCCCTTCTGGGCTACCTATTACTCACAGAAGTACAACTGGCTCTTTGGATCTCTCATGTGCAAAATCTCCGGTTCTGTCCTGTGCCTGAACATGTTTGCAAGCACATTTTTTGTTACGTGCATGAGTGTGGACCGGTACCATGCTATTGTCCATCCTATTCGCTCTCAAAGAAGAACTCCACAACAAGCGTATTTTATAGCAACGGTTGTGTGGGGCCTTGCTGgtttttcctcccttccaaCTTTTTATTTCCGTGACACACATTACATTAAAAGCTTGGGGGTGAAAGCTTGCATTATGGCATTTCCTCATGAGAATTATGCGAAATGGTCTGTGGGAACAGCCTTCCTCAAAAATGTACTCGGCTTCTTCATCCCCTTGACAGTGATCACAACATGCTACATCTGGATCAGGAGGCACTTGCTAAAAGCACAGAAGTTTgggaaaaacaagcagaagatGGACAAAGTCCTGAAGCTGGTGGCTGCTGTTGTTGTGGCCTTCTTAATTTGCTGGCTCCCATTCCACATTTTAACCTTTTTGGATGCCCTGGCTCATATGAACATTATTAACAACTGTGATGTGACAGGGATCATTGACACAGCACTACCGTTTGGCATCTGCATGGCGTTTGCCAACAGCTGCATCAACCCTTTGCTGTACTGTTTTATTGGCAACCAGTTTCAGGAGAAGCTCCATCGCTTGTTTAAGCGACGAGTTTATCAGTTCAACAGCCAACAAGAGAGTTCTTCTTTGAGGAAAGGGAGCTGCTTCAGAGACGCTGAGACCCCCGTGGGCAGAGAGAGGGGCCCTGAATCCTTTCTGTAG